ATAAAAAAATTAGTAGTTACTAATGCAGCTGGTAGTGCAAATAGAGACTTCTCTCCTGGAGATTTGATGATAATAAGAGACCATATAAATCTTTCTTTTAGAAATCCTCTAATAGGAAAAAACTATGATGAATTAGGTACAAGATTTCCTGATATGTCACAAGCATATGATAAAGATTTAATTAAAATAGCTATGGAATCTGGAAAAAAGCTCAAAATAGATTTGAAAGAAGGAGTATACACTTGGGTAACTGGTCCAAGTTATGAGACGCCTTCTGAAGTTAAAATGATGAGACTATTAGGTATTGATGCAATAGGAATGTCAACAGTACCAGAAGTAATAGTTGCAAGACATAGTAATATGAAGGTATTAGGAATATCATGTATAACAAATATGGCTTCAGGAATATTAGATCAACCATTAGATCATAATGAAGTTATAGAGACATCAAATAAGGTAAAGAATGACTTTATAAGACTCGTTAAAGAGATAATAAGAAATATCTAAGCTTTAATTATACACTTAGTAAAATAAAAAAAGGGGTATATATTAAAATGAGAATGTATGATATTATTCAAAAAAAGAGAGATGGGATAGAACTTACAAAAGAAGAGATTACTTATTTTGTAGATGGATATACTAGAGAAATAATACCTGATTATCAGATGTCAGCTTTATTTATGGCAATATATATGCGTGGTATGAGTAAAAGAGAAACATCTGATCTAACTAGAGCTATGATAGACACTGGAGAAATAGTTGATTTATCTTTTATAAAAGGAGCTAAAGTTGACAAACACAGTACAGGAGGAGTTGGAGATAAGACAACACTTGTATTAGGACCAATGATAGCAGCATGTGGATTACCTTTTGCAAAAATGTCAGGAAGAGGACTTGGTCATACTGGAGGAACTTTAGATAAACTAGACTCAATACGAGGGTTTAATACGGAATTATCAAAAGAAGATTTTATTAGAATTATTAATAAGACAAATATATGTATATGTAGTCAAAGTGCTAATATTGCTCCAGCAGATAAAAAATTTTATGCATTAAGAGATGTGACTGCAACAGTAGATAATATGTCGCTTATTGCTAGCAGTGTTATGAGTAAGAAATTGTCTTTACAATCAGATGCTATAGTACTTGATGTTAAAGTAGGAAATGGGGCATTTATGAAAGATTTAGATAGTGCATTTGAATTATCTAAACAAATGGTAGACATTGGAGAAAGTTTCGGAAGAAAGACAGTTTGCATGGTAACAGATATGAATGAACCACTAGGATATGCTGTTGGAAATGCTCTTGAGGTAAAAGAAGCTATAGATACTCTTAAAAACAAAGGACCAAGTGACCTTGTAGAGTTATCTTTAGAACTTGGGTCAATGTTACTTTTATTGGGAAATAAAG
The nucleotide sequence above comes from Gottschalkia purinilytica. Encoded proteins:
- a CDS encoding purine-nucleoside phosphorylase, whose protein sequence is MDLIKNINETTEFLNKKLETIPDIALILGSGLGSLADEIKDCVKIKYKDIPNFPTSTVEGHAGQLVFGKINDKDVMAMQGRFHYYEGYTLEEVTFPIRIMKSLGIKKLVVTNAAGSANRDFSPGDLMIIRDHINLSFRNPLIGKNYDELGTRFPDMSQAYDKDLIKIAMESGKKLKIDLKEGVYTWVTGPSYETPSEVKMMRLLGIDAIGMSTVPEVIVARHSNMKVLGISCITNMASGILDQPLDHNEVIETSNKVKNDFIRLVKEIIRNI
- a CDS encoding pyrimidine-nucleoside phosphorylase, with product MRMYDIIQKKRDGIELTKEEITYFVDGYTREIIPDYQMSALFMAIYMRGMSKRETSDLTRAMIDTGEIVDLSFIKGAKVDKHSTGGVGDKTTLVLGPMIAACGLPFAKMSGRGLGHTGGTLDKLDSIRGFNTELSKEDFIRIINKTNICICSQSANIAPADKKFYALRDVTATVDNMSLIASSVMSKKLSLQSDAIVLDVKVGNGAFMKDLDSAFELSKQMVDIGESFGRKTVCMVTDMNEPLGYAVGNALEVKEAIDTLKNKGPSDLVELSLELGSMLLLLGNKVKSIDEGKDMLKEVISNGKAFDKLKELVESQGGDISYIEDTSKFSSSSHIVELISDEDGYIKEIIAEEVGKCALGIGAGRETKDSKIDLSAGIVLNKKVDDKVSKGDILAYIHGNDLDKIESIASRLKDSFKIGEKNKQNKKLIYGIVENNNIITY